In Acidobacteriota bacterium, a genomic segment contains:
- a CDS encoding carbohydrate-binding family 9-like protein — protein sequence MSWSDSGLSVTFDGRQDEPVIASADPVLERKSIGLWERDVCEIFIAPDRNGPRRYFEFEVAPTGEWLDLAIDLTSGERVTDWDYNSGMEAAAKTEDGRVLMAMKIPWEAFGRKPKAGDVWLGNIFRCVGEGETRGYLAWQPTMTEKPNFHVPEKFGEFHFIK from the coding sequence TTGTCCTGGAGCGATTCCGGACTTTCGGTCACATTTGACGGACGGCAGGACGAACCGGTGATCGCGTCAGCTGATCCTGTTCTGGAAAGGAAATCGATCGGGCTTTGGGAGCGGGATGTCTGCGAGATATTTATTGCTCCGGATAGGAATGGGCCGCGTCGGTATTTTGAGTTTGAGGTCGCGCCGACGGGCGAGTGGCTTGATCTTGCTATTGACCTGACGAGCGGCGAGCGGGTGACGGACTGGGACTACAACTCAGGGATGGAAGCCGCGGCAAAGACAGAGGACGGCCGCGTGCTGATGGCGATGAAGATCCCATGGGAGGCCTTTGGGCGAAAGCCGAAGGCCGGCGATGTCTGGCTTGGCAACATCTTTCGCTGCGTCGGCGAGGGCGAAACCCGCGGCTACCTCGCCTGGCAGCCGACAATGACCGAAAAGCCAAACTTCCATGTACCGGAAAAGTTCGGCGAGTTTCACTTCATCAAGTGA
- a CDS encoding AbrB/MazE/SpoVT family DNA-binding domain-containing protein codes for MDADTVKLSSKFQVVIPQKVRERMNLKPGTRFRVVDVGGTVELIPIRPIEEYKGILRGKLTDTEIEREDDRL; via the coding sequence ATGGATGCTGATACCGTAAAACTATCGTCAAAGTTTCAGGTGGTCATACCGCAAAAGGTGAGGGAGCGAATGAACCTCAAGCCCGGGACTCGGTTTCGCGTGGTCGATGTCGGCGGGACCGTCGAACTAATTCCGATACGGCCGATCGAAGAGTATAAAGGGATATTGCGCGGTAAGCTCACGGATACTGAGATCGAACGCGAGGACGACCGGTTGTGA
- a CDS encoding sulfite exporter TauE/SafE family protein has product MEQLLSPTPEQSAIAVLVIGFLFGLYHAVEADHLAAVSAIVSEHKRVWTASIIGGFWGLGHTISLVAVGALVIFAKLQISESTEAWLEGIVGIMLVLLGLNALRKIFTAEKIHAHTHEHGGHAHTHIHTHKDEAAERSHHRFAPRAVAVGLVHGLAGSAGLMLLVLPTISSPAVAMFYLVIFGVGSIAGMMIMSLLMGLPLRFTAGRFDFLNQGIRVLAGLFSLAWGALLINEKLIQG; this is encoded by the coding sequence ATGGAACAACTTCTTTCGCCAACGCCCGAACAATCGGCCATCGCCGTGCTGGTCATCGGCTTTCTCTTTGGGCTTTATCATGCCGTTGAGGCCGATCATCTAGCGGCGGTCTCGGCCATCGTCAGCGAACACAAGCGTGTTTGGACAGCCTCGATCATTGGCGGCTTTTGGGGGCTCGGGCACACCATCTCGCTGGTCGCGGTTGGGGCACTTGTCATCTTTGCCAAGCTGCAGATCTCTGAAAGCACCGAGGCATGGCTTGAGGGAATCGTCGGAATAATGCTCGTCTTGCTCGGGCTCAATGCACTACGAAAGATCTTCACCGCCGAAAAGATCCACGCCCACACCCACGAACACGGGGGCCACGCCCACACGCATATACATACGCATAAAGATGAGGCCGCCGAACGCTCGCACCATCGCTTTGCACCGCGAGCAGTCGCGGTCGGGCTCGTCCACGGCCTCGCCGGAAGTGCCGGACTGATGCTGCTCGTCCTGCCGACCATCTCTTCGCCCGCTGTCGCTATGTTCTATCTAGTGATCTTTGGTGTGGGCTCGATCGCGGGAATGATGATAATGAGCCTACTGATGGGCCTACCGCTCCGCTTCACCGCCGGCCGTTTCGACTTCCTCAATCAAGGGATCCGCGTCCTCGCCGGCCTCTTCAGCCTCGCCTGGGGCGCTTTACTGATCAATGAAAAACTAATTCAGGGCTGA
- a CDS encoding type II toxin-antitoxin system VapC family toxin, with the protein MSGRNVVDSSGWLEFLTGSSRSRVFLPAIKDTKNLIVPVISVYEVVKRVLRDGDEADARNAIQAMTLGQTVDIDLSLALQAARYKLPMADSIIYATAQYHQATLWTQDEDFEGLPGVRYFPK; encoded by the coding sequence GTGAGCGGCCGAAACGTCGTAGATTCTTCAGGTTGGCTTGAGTTCTTGACTGGGTCAAGCCGCTCGCGGGTCTTTCTGCCTGCGATCAAGGACACGAAGAACCTGATCGTCCCCGTCATTTCGGTCTATGAGGTGGTGAAGCGAGTCTTGCGTGATGGCGATGAAGCCGATGCAAGAAACGCTATTCAGGCAATGACGCTCGGCCAAACGGTTGATATTGACCTGTCGTTGGCACTGCAAGCCGCTCGATACAAACTCCCGATGGCAGACAGCATCATTTACGCGACCGCCCAATACCATCAGGCAACACTCTGGACACAGGATGAGGATTTTGAAGGCCTTCCGGGTGTCCGCTATTTTCCAAAGTGA